The following proteins come from a genomic window of Gadus morhua chromosome 11, gadMor3.0, whole genome shotgun sequence:
- the tbx3b gene encoding T-box transcription factor TBX3 produces MHNRLDQCVSGDFTHGFSTNGVADVSLGSVLGGYPLFPPTTLTSRGSIGSPVARHQPRMEHLLCQTTLKPQPSVLGTTPRPRDVLETEGLEDEEPKVQLEAKELWRQFHTHGTEMVITKSGRRMFPPFKVKCSGLNKQAQYILLMDIVATDDFRYKFHNGHWMVAGKADPEMPRRMYLHPDSPASGDHWMAKTVNFNKLKLTNNISDKHGFTILNSMHKYQPRFHVVKANDIQKLPYSTFKTCIFSETEFIAVTAYQNDKVTQLKIDNNPFAKGFRETGNGRREKRQGSVLLPSL; encoded by the exons ATGCACAACCGCTTGGATCAGTGCGTCTCTGGCGACTTTACGCATGGCTTTTCTACGAATGGAGTGGCGGACGTGTCCCTCGGGTCGGTACTGGGGGGGTACCCTCTCTTCCCGCCCACCACGCTAACGTCACGTGGGTCCATCGGATCGCCTGTCGCGCGCCATCAGCCCAGAATGGAACACCTTCTTTGCCAAACGACGCTGAAACCACAGCCGTCCGTTTTGGGCACGACCCCCAGGCCGCGCGACGTGTTGGAGACAGAGGGGTTGGAGGACGAGGAACCCAAAGTTCAATTGGAAGCAAAGGAGCTCTGGAGACAGTTCCACACACACGGCACAGAGATGGTCATCACTAAATCTGGGAG GCGCATGTTCCCGCCGTTCAAAGTCAAGTGTTCTGGTCTTAACAAGCAAGCTCAGTACATCCTGCTGATGGATATCGTGGCGACAGATGACTTCAGGTACAAGTTCCATAACGGCCACTGGATGGTCGCAGGAAAGGCCGACCCGGAGATGCCCAGACGCATGTACCTCCACCCGGACAGTCCCGCCTCGGGGGACCACTGGATGGCCAAGACGGTCAACTTCAACAAACTCAAACTAACCAACAACATCTCGGACAAGCACGGCTTT accATTCTTAATTCAATGCACAAATATCAACCAAGGTTTCACGTGGTGAAGGCCAATGACATCCAGAAGCTTCCatacagcacctttaaaaccTGCATcttctctgagaccgagttcatCGCGGTGACAGCCTACCAGAATGACAAG GTGACTCAGCTAAAGATAGACAACAACCCCTTTGCCAAAGGCTTCCGGGAGACGGGGAACGGTCGCAGAGAGAAGAGGCAGGGTTCTGTTTTACTACCTTCTCTTTAA